In Carya illinoinensis cultivar Pawnee chromosome 10, C.illinoinensisPawnee_v1, whole genome shotgun sequence, one DNA window encodes the following:
- the LOC122279655 gene encoding flocculation protein FLO11-like isoform X1 → MGRFAELRSFTRARLLSARFCCRYQRVSSPDGVPLSNVKRSITNGRILHTTTNTTKTNVSSTSCSTLEGKGFRFRSPSRTTQDHNTTLEAAPTSPQSENHHHDSPPPPAKNHQAQIPTQNPKRDRSPSPSVSASPSPGRGAGAGNGDMLLQWGQRKRARVSRTDVRVPTDDSASSSSSSAAIKSQRRLTPASSMPPPPPPLPLPPASTSNGTTRPRREASSFLSNRNLEERSGCGGNGSPSRNGGRVLPRSTAGKRSPPPAKHDRKVMLCSGSAKDEKPNGSSDRVGTANQTLLEQESRRSNAAASLAGGGGEKVNFEVTEWPRIYIALSRKEKEDDFLAMKGTKLSQRPKKRAKNIDKALQYCFPGMWLSDLTRNRYEVREKKCVKKQKRRGLKGMESFDSESE, encoded by the exons ATGGGGCGATTCGCCGAGCTAAGAAGCTTTACCAGAGCTCGTTTGCTTTCTGCTAGATTTTGTTGCAG ATATCAGAGAGTAAGCAGCCCAGATGGTGTTCCTCTGAGCAATGTGAAAAGGTCCATCACCAATGGCAGAATTCTCCACACCACGACGAATACTACCAAAACAAACGTGAGCAGCACTAGTTGTTCTACTCTGGAAGGCAAAGGCTTTAGATTCAGATCCCCATCTAGAACAACTCAAGACCATAACACCACCCTCGAGGCTGCACCCACTTCTCCCCAATCCGAGAATCACCACCATGACTCCCCACCACCACCAGCAAAGAACCACCAGGCACAGATCCCGACCCAGAATCCGAAACGCGACAGGAGTCCAAGTCCTAGTGTGAGTGCGAGTCCCAGCCCCGGCCGGGGTGCTGGAGCTGGTAACGGAGACATGCTATTGCAGTGGGGCCAAAGAAAAAGGGCAAGGGTCTCAAGGACAGATGTCCGCGTACCGACCGAtgactcggcttcatcttcaTCGTCATCTGCTGCTATCAAATCCCAGAGGAGACTCACCCCCGCCTCATCGATgccgccgccgccgccgccaCTGCCCCTTCCTCCCGCTTCTACTTCTAATGGCACCACCAGACCCAGAAGGGAagcttcttcctttctttcaaACAG GAATTTAGAAGAGCGATCTGGTTGTGGAGGAAATGGGTCACCATCAAGAAACGGTGGCAGGGTGTTGCCAAGATCTACGGCGGGGAAACGATCTCCTCCTCCTGCAAAACATGATAGAAAGGTGATGCTTTGTTCTGGGTCAGCAAAAGATGAGAAGCCAAATGGATCCTCTGATCGTGTTGGGACTGCAAATCAAACACTGTTGGAGCAGGAATCCCGCCGTAGTAACGCTGCTGCTTCATTGgccggaggaggaggagaaaagGTGAATTTTGAAGTGACTGAGTGGCCCAGGATTTACATTGCTCTGTCTAGAAAGGAGAAAGAAGATGATTTCCTTGCAATGAAAGGCACAAAACTCTCTCAGAGACCCAAGAAAAGAGCCAAGAATATTGATAAAGCTCTACAG TATTGTTTTCCAGGGATGTGGCTGTCGGACTTGACAAGGAATCGATATGAGGTTCGGGAGAAGAAATGTGTGAAGAAG CAAAAGCGAAGGGGTCTGAAAGGAATGGAGAGCTTTGACAGTGAATCCGAGTAG
- the LOC122279655 gene encoding flocculation protein FLO11-like isoform X2 — MSMRYQRVSSPDGVPLSNVKRSITNGRILHTTTNTTKTNVSSTSCSTLEGKGFRFRSPSRTTQDHNTTLEAAPTSPQSENHHHDSPPPPAKNHQAQIPTQNPKRDRSPSPSVSASPSPGRGAGAGNGDMLLQWGQRKRARVSRTDVRVPTDDSASSSSSSAAIKSQRRLTPASSMPPPPPPLPLPPASTSNGTTRPRREASSFLSNRNLEERSGCGGNGSPSRNGGRVLPRSTAGKRSPPPAKHDRKVMLCSGSAKDEKPNGSSDRVGTANQTLLEQESRRSNAAASLAGGGGEKVNFEVTEWPRIYIALSRKEKEDDFLAMKGTKLSQRPKKRAKNIDKALQYCFPGMWLSDLTRNRYEVREKKCVKKQKRRGLKGMESFDSESE; from the exons ATGTCGATGAG ATATCAGAGAGTAAGCAGCCCAGATGGTGTTCCTCTGAGCAATGTGAAAAGGTCCATCACCAATGGCAGAATTCTCCACACCACGACGAATACTACCAAAACAAACGTGAGCAGCACTAGTTGTTCTACTCTGGAAGGCAAAGGCTTTAGATTCAGATCCCCATCTAGAACAACTCAAGACCATAACACCACCCTCGAGGCTGCACCCACTTCTCCCCAATCCGAGAATCACCACCATGACTCCCCACCACCACCAGCAAAGAACCACCAGGCACAGATCCCGACCCAGAATCCGAAACGCGACAGGAGTCCAAGTCCTAGTGTGAGTGCGAGTCCCAGCCCCGGCCGGGGTGCTGGAGCTGGTAACGGAGACATGCTATTGCAGTGGGGCCAAAGAAAAAGGGCAAGGGTCTCAAGGACAGATGTCCGCGTACCGACCGAtgactcggcttcatcttcaTCGTCATCTGCTGCTATCAAATCCCAGAGGAGACTCACCCCCGCCTCATCGATgccgccgccgccgccgccaCTGCCCCTTCCTCCCGCTTCTACTTCTAATGGCACCACCAGACCCAGAAGGGAagcttcttcctttctttcaaACAG GAATTTAGAAGAGCGATCTGGTTGTGGAGGAAATGGGTCACCATCAAGAAACGGTGGCAGGGTGTTGCCAAGATCTACGGCGGGGAAACGATCTCCTCCTCCTGCAAAACATGATAGAAAGGTGATGCTTTGTTCTGGGTCAGCAAAAGATGAGAAGCCAAATGGATCCTCTGATCGTGTTGGGACTGCAAATCAAACACTGTTGGAGCAGGAATCCCGCCGTAGTAACGCTGCTGCTTCATTGgccggaggaggaggagaaaagGTGAATTTTGAAGTGACTGAGTGGCCCAGGATTTACATTGCTCTGTCTAGAAAGGAGAAAGAAGATGATTTCCTTGCAATGAAAGGCACAAAACTCTCTCAGAGACCCAAGAAAAGAGCCAAGAATATTGATAAAGCTCTACAG TATTGTTTTCCAGGGATGTGGCTGTCGGACTTGACAAGGAATCGATATGAGGTTCGGGAGAAGAAATGTGTGAAGAAG CAAAAGCGAAGGGGTCTGAAAGGAATGGAGAGCTTTGACAGTGAATCCGAGTAG